Proteins co-encoded in one Papaver somniferum cultivar HN1 chromosome 5, ASM357369v1, whole genome shotgun sequence genomic window:
- the LOC113283987 gene encoding F-box protein CPR1-like isoform X2 produces MSSIPEEIYHEILLRLPVKSLLKCKCVCENWYALISTSDFIKLHLRFITTQKNNPILMLEGAYSDKVLKSIGYDSLESSVCEIEDAAIEMDYPFKSNNYGVRLVGSCNGLFWIRVVDSDGKRDFLCLWNPATREYKELPDSPIKVNSICAFGYDHKNDDYKLAVGVTQETTDTTLVQVYSLASNSWKPGQTVPYRFPNYMFMQRRGVLINGDLHWLAVAQDKFFLLSLNFSDETFKELQLLPKELLEKNKNPCMILGLLEGCLCILVNSYANGIRIHCEVWKMLDYGVRESWTRRYIITRESIIVNHILSLSPLWSFGNG; encoded by the exons ATGTCAAGCATTCCGGAAGAGATCTACCATGAAATTCTTTTAAGGTTACCAGTCAAATCATTACTTAAATGTAAATGTGTTTGCGAAAATTGGTATGCCCTAATCTCTACCTCTGATTTTATCAAATTGCACCTTCGTTTTATTACTACCCAGAAAAACAACCCTATTCTCATGCTTGAAGGTGCTTATTCTGATAAGGTACTTAAATCCATTGGTTATGATTCATTAGAATCATCAGTGTGTGAAATTGAAGATGCTGCCATTGAAATGGATTACCCATTCAAATCTAATAACTATGGTGTTCGATTGGTGGGATCATGTAACGGTTTGTTTTGGATACGGGTGGTTGATTCTGATGGTAAAAGGGATTTTCTTTGTCTTTGGAACCCAGCCACAAGAGAATACAAAGAATTACCCGATTCACCGATTAAAGTGAATAGCATCTGTGCGTTTGGGTATGATCACAAGAATGATGATTACAAGTTGGCAGTAGGTGTAACTCAGGAAACCACGGATACTACTCTAGTCCAAGTCTATTCGTTAGCATCGAATTCATGGAAACCTGGGCAAACTGTACCTTATCGGTTTCCTAATTATATGTTTATGCAAAGACGGGGAGTGCTCATTAATGGAGACCTTCACTGGTTAGCCGTGGCTCAAGATAAGTTTTTCTTACTCTCTTTGAATTTCAGTGATGAGACTTTCAAAGAATTGCAACTACTACCAAAAGAACTTTTGGAGAAGAATAAGAATCCATGTATGATTCTGGGATTGCTGGAAGGGTGCCTTTGCATACTTGTCAACTCATACGCTAATGGTATTAGGATTCATTGTGAAGTATGGAAGATGCTGGATTATGGAGTTCGAGAATCTTGGACTAGACGCTATATCATTACTCGTGAGAGCATCATCGTCAATCATATTTTATCCTTAAGTCCGTTGTGGTCTTTTGGGAATG GCTGA
- the LOC113283987 gene encoding F-box protein CPR1-like isoform X1: MSSIPEEIYHEILLRLPVKSLLKCKCVCENWYALISTSDFIKLHLRFITTQKNNPILMLEGAYSDKVLKSIGYDSLESSVCEIEDAAIEMDYPFKSNNYGVRLVGSCNGLFWIRVVDSDGKRDFLCLWNPATREYKELPDSPIKVNSICAFGYDHKNDDYKLAVGVTQETTDTTLVQVYSLASNSWKPGQTVPYRFPNYMFMQRRGVLINGDLHWLAVAQDKFFLLSLNFSDETFKELQLLPKELLEKNKNPCMILGLLEGCLCILVNSYANGIRIHCEVWKMLDYGVRESWTRRYIITRESIIVNHILSLSPLWSFGNDIWNKYIDY, encoded by the exons ATGTCAAGCATTCCGGAAGAGATCTACCATGAAATTCTTTTAAGGTTACCAGTCAAATCATTACTTAAATGTAAATGTGTTTGCGAAAATTGGTATGCCCTAATCTCTACCTCTGATTTTATCAAATTGCACCTTCGTTTTATTACTACCCAGAAAAACAACCCTATTCTCATGCTTGAAGGTGCTTATTCTGATAAGGTACTTAAATCCATTGGTTATGATTCATTAGAATCATCAGTGTGTGAAATTGAAGATGCTGCCATTGAAATGGATTACCCATTCAAATCTAATAACTATGGTGTTCGATTGGTGGGATCATGTAACGGTTTGTTTTGGATACGGGTGGTTGATTCTGATGGTAAAAGGGATTTTCTTTGTCTTTGGAACCCAGCCACAAGAGAATACAAAGAATTACCCGATTCACCGATTAAAGTGAATAGCATCTGTGCGTTTGGGTATGATCACAAGAATGATGATTACAAGTTGGCAGTAGGTGTAACTCAGGAAACCACGGATACTACTCTAGTCCAAGTCTATTCGTTAGCATCGAATTCATGGAAACCTGGGCAAACTGTACCTTATCGGTTTCCTAATTATATGTTTATGCAAAGACGGGGAGTGCTCATTAATGGAGACCTTCACTGGTTAGCCGTGGCTCAAGATAAGTTTTTCTTACTCTCTTTGAATTTCAGTGATGAGACTTTCAAAGAATTGCAACTACTACCAAAAGAACTTTTGGAGAAGAATAAGAATCCATGTATGATTCTGGGATTGCTGGAAGGGTGCCTTTGCATACTTGTCAACTCATACGCTAATGGTATTAGGATTCATTGTGAAGTATGGAAGATGCTGGATTATGGAGTTCGAGAATCTTGGACTAGACGCTATATCATTACTCGTGAGAGCATCATCGTCAATCATATTTTATCCTTAAGTCCGTTGTGGTCTTTTGGGAATG ATATATGGAACAAGTATATTGATTATTGA
- the LOC113283987 gene encoding F-box protein CPR1-like isoform X3 translates to MCLRKLVLKSIGYDSLESSVCEIEDAAIEMDYPFKSNNYGVRLVGSCNGLFWIRVVDSDGKRDFLCLWNPATREYKELPDSPIKVNSICAFGYDHKNDDYKLAVGVTQETTDTTLVQVYSLASNSWKPGQTVPYRFPNYMFMQRRGVLINGDLHWLAVAQDKFFLLSLNFSDETFKELQLLPKELLEKNKNPCMILGLLEGCLCILVNSYANGIRIHCEVWKMLDYGVRESWTRRYIITRESIIVNHILSLSPLWSFGNGKILFMKYGSLVLYDPEHGSATELNKHNNFTRLAINYFESLVSLKSGTYVGGEGKI, encoded by the exons ATGTGTTTGCGAAAATTG GTACTTAAATCCATTGGTTATGATTCATTAGAATCATCAGTGTGTGAAATTGAAGATGCTGCCATTGAAATGGATTACCCATTCAAATCTAATAACTATGGTGTTCGATTGGTGGGATCATGTAACGGTTTGTTTTGGATACGGGTGGTTGATTCTGATGGTAAAAGGGATTTTCTTTGTCTTTGGAACCCAGCCACAAGAGAATACAAAGAATTACCCGATTCACCGATTAAAGTGAATAGCATCTGTGCGTTTGGGTATGATCACAAGAATGATGATTACAAGTTGGCAGTAGGTGTAACTCAGGAAACCACGGATACTACTCTAGTCCAAGTCTATTCGTTAGCATCGAATTCATGGAAACCTGGGCAAACTGTACCTTATCGGTTTCCTAATTATATGTTTATGCAAAGACGGGGAGTGCTCATTAATGGAGACCTTCACTGGTTAGCCGTGGCTCAAGATAAGTTTTTCTTACTCTCTTTGAATTTCAGTGATGAGACTTTCAAAGAATTGCAACTACTACCAAAAGAACTTTTGGAGAAGAATAAGAATCCATGTATGATTCTGGGATTGCTGGAAGGGTGCCTTTGCATACTTGTCAACTCATACGCTAATGGTATTAGGATTCATTGTGAAGTATGGAAGATGCTGGATTATGGAGTTCGAGAATCTTGGACTAGACGCTATATCATTACTCGTGAGAGCATCATCGTCAATCATATTTTATCCTTAAGTCCGTTGTGGTCTTTTGGGAATGGTAAGATTCTATTCATGAAGTATGGTAGTCTAGTTTTGTATGACCCAGAACATGGAAGTGCTACAGAACTAAATAAACATAATAATTTCACCAGGCTTGCCATTAATTATTTTGAAAGCTTAGTTTCTCTTAAGTCTGGTACTTATGTTGGAGGAGAAGGGAAAATATAG